The genomic segment ttcagtctgtgtacgatcattccccaaagtttcagttatcttggtcgctttgcatgtTCTTTCCAATTATGCTCCAGGTGGTGTGATTTGTTGGCAAAATTGGCCTCCAGGTaaaatgtctttttcttgattgacAAGACCTGTTGAGGAAGACTAtagcaaatttcttgaaatttgctggacctttgtaggattcattacaatttttatgggttctgggtttttgtgtgtgtgtgtgtgtgtgtgtgtgtgtgtgtgtggtgtgtgtgtgtgtgtgtgtgtgtgtggtgtgtgtgtgtgtgtgtgtgtgtgtgtgtgtgtgtgtgtgtgtgtgtgtgtgtgtgagatcctgACAAAACCCATCCACAACGTTTAAATAGTACTCTCCAGCAATATGTATGTTATAAACGCAGATTTCTGGACATTAACATtcttttttagcttttttttttcttcacaaaatagttcacttatttgtaaaatgTCTAACAGTAACATCTTCTGAGCCCTCAATGAGAAAATGCAGCCTTAATGAACCGCTTCTCAAGCTCCACCCACTCTCCTGGGATTGGCCTCTTCAATTTGTGAGGCAGGTAAATGAACCTGTCAGACAAACTGTAAAGGTGTTTAGTCAAAATAAACATTGCTGCAGAGTGAAAACTATCAAAAGCATGTGAGAGTGAAGTGAATCTTCTGCACTTTTTCAGAATGAGATTCATCGGTCTTTCTGCATGACACACACAAAGTGATATGTATTATTCTTTCAAGCATTACTGTATTTTAATGATCTTATTGTTGTCCTCCACAACCACAAATTGATGCGTAGCTTCTCTTTTTTTCCAGTAGACTTTGTTCTCTTTGGGCCATTACAGGACGCTGCAGGGGTGAGAGTGTTTTGGTGGTCTTTAGTCTTGCAGGAAGGGGAGGGTAAAATTGAATTAGAAGAACACTGGTGGTGTTGAGTGGAGTGGATTTGACTCATCACATGGTGCTGCTGTGTCGGACCTACAGCAGACTTCATTGGGATCTTTGTTGCTGCAATGCATGAAGCTTTAAATGGCATCGTTGTTTTATTCCCCCTCATAGTGAAATGTGTTTATATCTTCTGTAGGAACCACTTCTCCTCCTTTCTTATCAGGAATCTGATGCCTCGGACGCTGGATGGCCAGATCACCATGGAGAAAAACCCCCAGCTACTTTGTCACCAAGGAGGCTCCGAGTCGTATCTGCAGTATGAACTGCCAGATGAAGCTCATTGTGGTGGTCAGGGATCCTGTGACGCGAGCTGTCTCTGACTACACACAGACCCTATCCAAAAACCCAGCTCTTCCATCTTTCCAGAACCTGGCCCTGAAAAACTCCTCCACAGGACTGATGACACCACGTGGAGTGCCGTGCGCATCGGCCTATACGCCAAACATCTGGAGAACTGCTTCAGCACTTCCCCTTGTCTCACTTTCTGTTTGTGAGCGGTGAGCGGCTGGTGTCTGACCCGGCTGGAGAAATGGGTCATGTTCAGGACTTTTTGGGTCTGAAAAGGGTTGTTTCAGACAAACACTTCTACTTCAACCAGACAAAAGGTTTCCCCTGCTTGAAGAAGCCCGAGGGGAGCAGTCGACCTCGCTGTCTGGGAAAGTCGAAGGGTAGATCGCATCCTCAGATCCCTTCTGAAGTCCTCCAGAGACTCAAAGACTTTTACAGGCCCTTCAACCATCGTTTTTACGAAATCAGTGGACAGGATTTTGGCTGGgactaatagtgcagcagataagagaatatttagagaggaatcctgcaaaacggtgatgcaagcatcaaattctgcacaaatactcCTGAGATATtccacttttgaaaaaaaatgactggccacttgaattttcaataggcagccaggtaggggtcaattgatgaatttacacaggggtcaaaattaaaaatgcaatcatatgaaaactacaccacattatttgtctgatcataaagattccaaacaggtacagtttggactatctgtgactgaatatgaagttatggagtaaaaacaacaagaatgatgacaaaggtcactttcagtttgtacaggggtcaaaagttaaagttgctccaatgttcacagggttttaaaaaggaataatttggacaatgtgtcatgcttagttatcatgttacatagtaacatatgtcacatgtcatagaatccaatagacgccgaccttgtttgacctttactttggagaccaaacattcaacactgtcaaaactattccatttattaatcctatttgctcaaccaataatttgcatcactttttaccaaaactggcgcaacttaaacttttgacccctgtacaaaatgaaactgacctttgtcaccattcttgccgtttttaccccataactccataacattcagtcacagattgtccaaactacaccttttttggaatctttatgatccggTAAATAATGtactgtagttttcaatttgagtggagcatttttttttaattttgacccctatgtaattcttcaattgacccctacctggctgtctattgaaaattcaagtggccaattgtttttttttttaagagtaatgtctaaggtgtattgtgccaatttggtgcttgtgtcaccatttgaaggattgtttcagttatctgctgcactataaacaAACAGTCCTGTCATAGCCCATAAAAGACGAGTCTCTTACTTTTTGGAGCCATTTACTACGCGACTAAGATTCTCAGGAACGAACTAAAGGTGTCCACAAACTGGGACGAAATcaacctgacatgcagcacaaaaGAACCAGAACTGTTCCATTACAGGTTAGAATATTGCTGCCAAAATGAAAGTTACACACCATTTATGGTTCATTAATTCAATCAACTCATTGTCTTGCATGTATGTTGATGTTATTTGTCATACAAAGAATACAAACTTTTTCCCAACCACAGAAACAAACCAACATGATGAGTGTAAAGATGGTTTTCTTCCTGTacatttttttgtctgtctgtgaaaTAAGCTGTTATTTATAGTTTATGTTAATAAAGTACAAGTTACAGAGTTTTAAtgaaaaatatttattataaaacaACATGGAGGAATAATTCTAATGAGTCACTGACACAATGTTAGGAATAATTTCCTAATGTAGGAAAAGCAAATCACTATTAACTTCATGGAATTACTTTGCACTTATGCTATCATTCTGAATATCATAGCACATTGTTTGACAAATTGTATCCGCAAACACTTCATTTGTAAAATTACAAAGGACAAAACTGGTGTAATTTAGAGCTCACTGTGTAAAATTAAATGGCAactacaacttttttgttgttgattttttttagcCTGGGGTCTATTTATAGGAGTTTTAGAAAGTCATGATTTCATTCAGGATGAAAACTAATTCAAtcactttaatattt from the Thalassophryne amazonica chromosome 16, fThaAma1.1, whole genome shotgun sequence genome contains:
- the LOC117528743 gene encoding LOW QUALITY PROTEIN: heparan sulfate glucosamine 3-O-sulfotransferase 3B1-like (The sequence of the model RefSeq protein was modified relative to this genomic sequence to represent the inferred CDS: inserted 2 bases in 2 codons; deleted 1 base in 1 codon), producing the protein MHEALNGIVVLFPLIVKCVYIFCRNHFSSFLIRNLMPRTLDGQITMEKTPSYFVTKEAPSRICSMNCQMKLIVVVRDPVTRAVSDYTQTLSKNPALPSFQNLALKNSSTGLXDTTWSAVRIGLYAKHLENXLQHFPLSHFLFVSGERLVSDPAGEMGHVQDFLGLKRVVSDKHFYFNQTKGFPCLKKPEGSSRPRCLGKSKGRSHPQIPSEVLQRLKDFYRPFNHRFYEISGQDFGWD